The following nucleotide sequence is from Corylus avellana chromosome ca7, CavTom2PMs-1.0.
tattaatttttttttcttgcagaaaaaaattgaaagtgaaatCACACCGACAAAAGCGGTTTTGGGAGTGGGCGGTTTTGGAAAAGGTTCTATTGGTAAGAAACTTTTCATTATGATTATttagaaattcaaaaatattatatttttaatctttacTTGAGTTTCTATAATCATTCCCAACTTTcggtttcttgaatttttttttctttataatttaactcatttctcttttttgaatAGAATTTTGGTATAtgattctatttattttttatgattatattcTGGCCGTACTCCAAGTGCtaaattttttcctttactcTGATAttccctttttcttcttataatttatgcatccactaattattattattatttttttttttttcattcggGTTTCAAGCTCGTAAACtataataggatttttttttttttttttttcatgggacctatatataaaaacttatatatagGTCTATTGGCCTCGTAAAAACTTATAAGCCTAAGAactaaaaatattcaaaaatatttgttgttCTCATAGTTTATATGGATAGATATCTGAGTGAGAGGGACGAATGACTATCACCGTCCACCACTTGCTACACCCGCCACACTGTTCTTCTCCACTTCCTGCTTTTTCGTCATCAACAAGGTCATTGAGGTCTCAGATCTCCTGCTCTTCCTCCTCATTAGTGGCTCAAATGGATCCGTACAACGAGGGGAGAACAAAGTTCAAGGCGTTCCCGTATGTCTCAACCCCACACAGAAACCTGATGGTTGATCTTGTATCTACGGTGGAGAACCGCCTTGACTCGAAGCTCCTTCCTTGTACTCTACCGCCGGATGTACAATACTACCAGAACCAGAGTGGGACCGGCTCTGCTACGCTCCACATCAGATCTGGCCACAAGCCCTCCCAGGTGATTTCCCCTCGACTGCTAATTTAATTGGTTTAATTTGCTTTTTTGGTCTAAACATTTAGCTATGAATCAGATTGATTTTATATTGGGTAGCTGGATACACTGTGAGCTACCAATGGGAGGAGCACTGAACATAACAAGCCTATCAGCCTATCTGAACCCTTCAACCGACGCACCAAATTTCCTTTTTGAGCTCATTCAGAGCAGCCCAACATCCTTAATTCTCATTCTTGACTTGCCTCCTCGAAAGGACCTTGTTCTCTCCCCAGACTACCTCCGCACATTTTACGAAGACACCCAGCTTGACAGACATCGGCAAACACTTGAGAAAATCCCTGAGGTTCGACCCTATGTCTCTTCATCCCTTTACATACGTTCCCTAGTGTCTCCGACGGCCATTACGGTTTGT
It contains:
- the LOC132188419 gene encoding red chlorophyll catabolite reductase-like; its protein translation is MTITVHHLLHPPHCSSPLPAFSSSTRSLRSQISCSSSSLVAQMDPYNEGRTKFKAFPYVSTPHRNLMVDLVSTVENRLDSKLLPCTLPPDVQYYQNQSGTGSATLHIRSGHKPSQIDFILGSWIHCELPMGGALNITSLSAYLNPSTDAPNFLFELIQSSPTSLILILDLPPRKDLVLSPDYLRTFYEDTQLDRHRQTLEKIPEVRPYVSSSLYIRSLVSPTAITVCIETEANGHGRMEEVIKDHIDPIAKEVLGIWLDQCACGEREVGETERGYLEKRDGLVKSRTIEIDLGSSLPRLFGPEVAKRVLGSVREFFTA